The genomic segment AATGATTCAGCTCTTAAAAGCCTCAGACATCGAATGGGCCCGAcctaaatcaataaatcaCAGACCATCAGCAACCAACGATAATGTTCATTTTCATTCTGACCAGTACTTGTTGGGTAAATAATACTAAGAATAAATGACAAACACGGCGTAGTTATCAATTCTATTAGTCCATGAAATGAAAATATGCGTCTTAATATACCAAAACTTActttattttacaatttgaatagTATAACATTATACAGTAGTGAAACACCGCGCTGCATTGAAAACCTGCATCCAATtgccaataaaattttggcaCATCATCAAATTTCCATGTTAAAAGACTAAAATCTCCTGGCTCTCTAAAAATCAATCCCTACAAACCTTTTCATATACGATGCAGCCCATTGCCAAATTAGACACCAAATCACCgtaattattatatcaGCTATTACCCAAACAGAATTATTAACAAGCGGAGATAATATGCTCATCTTAATCCACAAATTAACACCAGTCCAAATCGACAATTTGTCAGAAAGTTTACCTAATTTAGTAAAATTCACATGCCTCCTGATGCACGAGTTTTATTTACCAATGATCTGtaatattgtttaaaatgaGTCCAATTATTGACATTCTTTGTATGTACTTTAGAGGAATCAAACAAATAAGCACTAGAAAGAATAGATTCAGGCGCACCTTGCTCCATTCTAGACCCAGTAGATGTTCTTATTATGAACGGATTATCAGTAGCACTAATGGGAAATGGCAAGGACTGATTCGATTCCACATCcataatttgtgttttGATAAGATAAGAAACATTGCTCCCCCAAATATTCATAGACAAATCGTCACATTTGGATGAAACGATATTAGCCGAGGAATTATATCTTGAAATTGACGAGAACGAGTTATGTCTGGAAATGTTAATTTGCCTTGAAAGATTAGATCGGGTATTATTAGGAGTGTTATTTTCCACTGCATTATCACCAATTAAATGCGTGGGCAACTGGGTTTTACTCAAtcttgataattttttttgaacATTCCTTGGGTGGATTTTacttttaattaatttagggatGTATATAAGATTCCATGATATAATCAATGAAACAACTTCCAAACAAACAGTTATTAATGGAGCAAATGGCAAATGAACGCAAAGATCATATGCGGAATATATGGCAAATGCGCCAAATGCCCATgctataaataaatcaagAAGATAGAGGACAATACTATAAGAGGCCATTTAGTTTATCTATATATTCTATATATGAGCATGTTATAAAATAGTTTACAGGATATGAATggaaatataatatactcaaatccattatattttattctTGTATGTGTAAGTTTTAAGGACCCGTAAACTACAAATAGAATCTAACCTGTGGGGATAACTAGGTTAAAATGTTCCTAATTTTAATGTCCAACCTAATATCAAACCTATAAAGTAATTACAACGAAATGTATGTGAATTTAAATTGCCATGCGCTCTGAGTTCCACACAACTCCCCTAATTATAATCGTCATAGCATTTATAACTAACTCTCTATCTATCACAAATAAAGAAATGTTTAAcagaaattattatacgCCTTGCCATATATTTCTAGTTAATAGGAATATATTGTGGAACGGATCATGCTTTCTCATTAGATCGAAATCCACCATAGCAAAACTACATTCTCAAATTTCTCATATAGACAACCCAGTTTATTCCCCTCCAGAcccatttaaatattaccCAAACGAATATAACTCCGGTTTTAATTCAAATAAAGCCCCTTACCATGGAAGATTCAATAAGTATGATCATGGGCATAGAATACCTTATTATCAAAGAAGACAATCTAGACCCTATAacacaataaataattatcaacgtcaaagtaattattatattcatttagaCAATTCTGCATATGGACAATTTGGGAATAGACTACAAAAAATCCAATGGAATGATTATGATCTTGTGGAAATTAAAAAggatttttataatttaagcAAGGAAGCTGACACCAGAAGTGCTGAGGATATCGAAACTCTCTTGGCGgataattcaatattaatgGATGGACAACCCCCATTACCAAAACCAGttaattcatttgatgAGGCAGTTTTTAATCCTGTTATCCAACAATTACTAAAAAGTTCTGGATTTCAGGAACCCACGCCTATACAAAAAGTTGGATGGACTTCATGCCTTACAggtaatttaataataaccTGAGGCCGTGATGTAATAGGTATTTCACAAACTGGTTCAGGGAAAACTTTGACATTTCTTTTGCCTGGTCTGTTACACATATTGGCCCAACCACCATTGTCTCCTGGAGAAGGGCCGATTATGTTAGTTCTAACACCTACTAGGGAATTGTGCATTCAGATATCAGAAGAATCAGCAAAATTCGTCAAAACATTGAATTTGAGAGGTGCAACTATTTACGGAGGGGTGTCAAGATATCCGCAATTACAACAATTGCAGAGAGGAGCCGAGATAATAGTGGCTACACCTGGAAGGTGATATTTTTCTATATTCAGATTGGTTGATTTCTTGGaaacaaataatactaATTTGAGAAGGGTTAGTTATTTGGTTTTAGATGAGGCTGATAGAATGCTTGATATGGGCTTTGAAAACCAAATTAGGAATATATTATCACAAGTTCGTCCCgataaacaaattgtaatGTTCACTGCTACTTGGCCAAAAGATATTAAAATGCTAGCATCAGAATTTTGCGCAAATAACACTATTTACATTCAAGTATTCCTGTTTCATATATTTAGGTTGGGGATAGAGAGCTATCTGTAAACCCACGCATTACTCAACATGTCAAAGTTATCAATTCAAGTGAAAGTAAAAGTGCCGTGTTAGACTACTTGGAAAAGCATAGAGATAAAAAGATACTGatattttgcgattttaAGAGATTATGTGATCAAATGTGCCAAGAATTACGATTCCGTAACTTCAAAGCGCTTTCTTTACACGGGGATAAATCTCAAACTGAACGCGAGAGGTAACTAAAGTATTCAATTTAGAGTTctaaatatgtttaaaaaCGGAAATTGCG from the Babesia microti strain RI chromosome I, complete genome genome contains:
- a CDS encoding DEAD/DEAH box helicase (overlaps_old_locusTagID:BBM_I01025;~overlaps_old_locusTagID:BBM_I01030) — translated: MRSEFHTTPLIIIVIAFITNSLSITNKEMFNRNYYTPCHIFLVNRNILWNGSCFLIRSKSTIAKLHSQISHIDNPVYSPPDPFKYYPNEYNSGFNSNKAPYHGRFNKYDHGHRIPYYQRRQSRPYNTINNYQRQNNSAYGQFGNRLQKIQWNDYDLVEIKKDFYNLSKEADTRSAEDIETLLADNSILMDGQPPLPKPVNSFDEAVFNPVIQQLLKSSGFQEPTPIQKVGWTSCLTGRDVIGISQTGSGKTLTFLLPGLLHILAQPPLSPGEGPIMLVLTPTRELCIQISEESAKFVKTLNLRGATIYGGVSRYPQLQQLQRGAEIIVATPGRLVDFLETNNTNLRRVSYLVLDEADRMLDMGFENQIRNILSQVRPDKQIVMFTATWPKDIKMLASEFCANNTIYIQVGDRELSVNPRITQHVKVINSSESKSAVLDYLEKHRDKKILIFCDFKRLCDQMCQELRFRNFKALSLHGDKSQTERERVLNMFKNGNCDVLIATDVAARGLDVKDINVIINMDMPKRTSDYIHRIGRTARGEKTGESMLFFVYDYLDPLKCKLASEVVEILERGNQEIPQELLDIAKCKK